A single window of Meiothermus sp. DNA harbors:
- a CDS encoding FKBP-type peptidyl-prolyl cis-trans isomerase, which yields MNRNVLLITLAVLALLGVAVYLVLGQRSGSQAGVGNGTLCANQPPAATGLSNEGITSLRIEDLKEGSGPQAITSNTVRMQYIGRLVDGKQFDTSCQPGRTPFEFTLGAGQVIPGWDSGIVGMRVGGQRRLIIPANLAYGDRSPSPDIPPNSALIFDVELLEIR from the coding sequence ATGAACCGAAACGTCCTTCTCATTACCTTAGCCGTGTTGGCCCTGCTGGGCGTGGCTGTCTATTTGGTGCTCGGTCAGCGCTCTGGCAGTCAGGCTGGTGTGGGCAACGGAACCCTTTGCGCCAACCAGCCCCCGGCTGCCACCGGTCTCTCCAACGAGGGGATTACCTCCTTGCGCATCGAAGACCTCAAGGAAGGCAGCGGCCCCCAGGCCATCACCTCCAACACCGTGCGGATGCAGTACATCGGGCGTTTGGTGGACGGCAAGCAGTTCGACACCTCCTGCCAGCCGGGCCGCACCCCCTTCGAGTTCACCCTGGGCGCCGGTCAGGTAATCCCCGGCTGGGACTCGGGCATTGTGGGGATGCGCGTTGGCGGTCAGCGCCGCCTGATTATTCCCGCCAACCTGGCCTACGGCGACCGCAGCCCCAGCCCGGATATCCCCCCCAACTCGGCACTGATATTTGATGTGGAGCTCTTGGAAATCCGCTAG
- the rapZ gene encoding RNase adapter RapZ — MRFVVLSGQSGAGLTSARMALEDLGYFSVDNIPPQLWADLLKTVESRGIHKVVVVLDIRARDLLGEVDAVLTQLKPFIIYLEAKSDILLKRYNLSRRLHPLGMGNLLREIEEERLALAPLRDRADLVIDTSERTPRQLKEALEAALGEEESFLLRIFSFGFKWGPPQDADLVLDVRSLPNPHYDPVLKSRPGTDPEVAAYVFADKKNEPFYRTLLATIGLSAEGARSTGRAAYTVAIGCTGGQHRSVAVAERLTQELSGRFRVELEHRDLEKALVA, encoded by the coding sequence ATGCGGTTTGTGGTGCTAAGTGGACAAAGCGGCGCCGGGCTTACCTCGGCGCGGATGGCCCTGGAAGACCTGGGCTACTTTTCGGTAGACAATATTCCGCCCCAGCTTTGGGCCGACCTACTCAAAACCGTAGAGTCCCGGGGCATCCACAAGGTGGTGGTGGTGCTGGACATCCGTGCCCGCGACCTGTTGGGCGAAGTAGATGCGGTACTCACCCAGCTCAAGCCCTTCATCATCTACCTCGAGGCCAAGTCGGACATCCTGCTCAAGCGCTACAACCTTTCGCGCCGCCTCCACCCGCTGGGCATGGGCAACCTGCTGCGCGAAATTGAAGAAGAGCGCCTGGCCCTAGCCCCCCTGCGCGACCGGGCCGACCTGGTGATTGACACCTCCGAGCGCACCCCCCGCCAGCTCAAAGAGGCCCTCGAGGCCGCCCTGGGCGAAGAAGAGAGCTTTTTGTTGCGGATTTTTTCTTTCGGCTTCAAATGGGGCCCCCCGCAGGACGCCGACCTGGTGCTGGATGTGCGTTCGCTGCCCAACCCGCACTACGACCCCGTCCTGAAGTCGCGCCCCGGTACCGACCCCGAGGTGGCCGCTTATGTCTTTGCCGATAAAAAGAACGAGCCCTTCTACCGCACCTTGCTGGCCACCATCGGGCTTTCGGCGGAAGGAGCCCGCTCAACCGGGCGGGCCGCGTACACGGTAGCCATCGGCTGTACAGGAGGCCAGCACCGTAGCGTAGCGGTTGCTGAACGGCTAACCCAGGAGCTCTCTGGGCGTTTTCGAGTGGAGCTGGAGCACCGCGACCTGGAAAAGGCCCTGGTTGCCTGA
- the yvcK gene encoding gluconeogenesis factor YvcK family protein: protein MLWNKTKHLNLRALIQRLQTNPADDRFLSSLRWLLPGMRVKRYAFLAALGMLCMFTGVVHLSWQTSLLPWFLQTTRWAGYFSIPLWVSGGLWLLGGLTLFLLGLRWMNRSMLSAITDPGSVSKQVYIRRRLEAGPRIVALGGGTGLSRVLRGLKMETANITAVVAVTDDGGSTGRLRVSFGVPAVGDLVDCLAALSDAEGLPDLMEYRFKRGGELEGHTFGNLMLVSLSELNNDFAKAMRQANQVLRLRGAVWPATFEAARLWAEREDGTRVQGETALREKSGRIRKVGLAPLGVAAMPEAVHALQKAEMIVLGPGSLYSSVIPSFLPKGIQVAIQQSPARLIYIVNIMSERGETEGMDAYDHFHAIEQHLGRKPNVVLVNNACIPEDLLKRYRAEGQTPVRFNPKRFEGQGVQIVADDFLEPGFAQHDPVRLVKALMELR from the coding sequence ATGCTCTGGAACAAGACCAAACACCTCAATCTGCGCGCACTCATCCAGCGCCTGCAAACCAACCCCGCCGACGACCGCTTTTTAAGTTCGCTGCGTTGGCTGCTGCCGGGGATGCGGGTCAAGCGGTATGCGTTTCTGGCGGCGCTGGGCATGTTGTGTATGTTCACCGGGGTAGTACATCTTTCGTGGCAGACCTCGCTCTTGCCCTGGTTTTTGCAGACCACCCGCTGGGCCGGCTACTTCTCCATCCCGTTATGGGTCTCGGGGGGGCTTTGGCTGTTGGGGGGGCTTACCCTTTTCCTGCTGGGTTTGCGCTGGATGAACCGCAGCATGCTCTCGGCCATCACCGACCCCGGCTCGGTCTCCAAGCAGGTCTACATCCGCCGGAGGCTCGAGGCCGGCCCGCGCATTGTGGCGCTGGGTGGGGGAACCGGGCTTTCTAGGGTACTGCGCGGCCTCAAAATGGAAACCGCCAACATTACCGCAGTGGTAGCCGTTACCGACGATGGCGGCTCCACAGGGCGGCTACGGGTTTCCTTTGGGGTTCCGGCGGTAGGCGACCTAGTAGACTGCCTGGCTGCCCTTTCCGACGCCGAGGGCCTGCCCGACCTGATGGAGTACCGCTTCAAACGGGGAGGGGAGCTCGAGGGCCACACCTTCGGCAACCTGATGCTGGTCTCGCTCTCCGAACTCAACAACGACTTCGCCAAGGCCATGCGCCAGGCCAACCAGGTGCTGCGGCTACGCGGCGCCGTCTGGCCCGCGACCTTCGAGGCTGCCCGGCTCTGGGCGGAGCGCGAGGATGGCACACGGGTTCAGGGGGAAACCGCCTTGCGCGAAAAATCCGGGCGCATCCGCAAGGTCGGGCTGGCCCCCCTTGGGGTAGCGGCCATGCCCGAAGCTGTCCATGCCCTGCAAAAAGCCGAAATGATCGTGCTGGGGCCAGGTAGCCTCTACTCCAGCGTGATTCCCAGCTTCCTGCCCAAGGGCATCCAAGTAGCCATTCAGCAGTCCCCGGCCAGGCTGATCTACATCGTCAACATCATGAGCGAGCGGGGCGAGACCGAGGGCATGGATGCTTACGATCATTTTCACGCCATCGAACAACACCTGGGCCGCAAACCCAACGTGGTGCTGGTCAACAATGCCTGCATTCCCGAGGACTTGCTCAAACGCTACCGCGCCGAGGGCCAGACCCCCGTGCGTTTCAACCCCAAGCGCTTCGAGGGCCAGGGGGTGCAGATAGTGGCCGACGACTTTCTGGAGCCCGGTTTCGCCCAGCACGACCCCGTTCGTTTGGTGAAGGCCCTGATGGAGTTACGGTAG
- a CDS encoding glucodextranase DOMON-like domain-containing protein: MIPLLFSDPVGDDYGLGYVYPRTALFAEAGFADLTGFEALRKGERVVLRVKLHRYPNPGNAPHGFSLATIGIYVHTEAGGQEELPGAGFKTPAGQGWNRAYLLTGWKAEEHRPDGTTKTLTVAKNGDWLELFPNLPPGDYGYYVAVGLYDPFTPWHFRPVRPGGGTWTIDGPADAPAAVDVLSQSQIQAYQSGVLTPVRAIHNRIPWAILSAALGVLFLLLAFRFPRS, translated from the coding sequence ATGATTCCTCTTCTCTTCTCCGATCCGGTAGGCGACGACTACGGCCTGGGCTATGTCTACCCGCGCACAGCGCTATTTGCCGAGGCTGGTTTTGCCGACCTGACCGGCTTCGAAGCCCTCCGCAAGGGGGAACGGGTGGTCTTGCGGGTCAAACTCCATCGCTATCCCAACCCCGGCAACGCCCCCCATGGCTTTTCACTGGCGACCATTGGCATCTATGTCCACACCGAAGCCGGAGGCCAGGAAGAGCTTCCCGGTGCTGGCTTCAAAACCCCCGCAGGCCAGGGCTGGAACCGGGCCTACTTGCTCACCGGTTGGAAAGCCGAAGAACACCGCCCCGATGGAACCACAAAGACACTAACGGTTGCCAAGAATGGCGACTGGCTCGAGCTCTTCCCCAATCTGCCCCCAGGGGACTATGGCTACTACGTCGCGGTAGGGCTCTACGACCCCTTTACCCCCTGGCACTTTCGCCCGGTACGCCCCGGAGGGGGCACCTGGACAATAGATGGCCCGGCAGACGCTCCCGCCGCGGTAGATGTGCTCTCGCAAAGTCAAATCCAGGCCTATCAAAGCGGCGTCTTGACCCCTGTGCGTGCTATCCACAACCGCATTCCCTGGGCCATTCTGAGCGCTGCTTTGGGGGTGCTTTTTTTGTTGCTGGCCTTTCGCTTCCCCCGAAGTTGA
- a CDS encoding phage holin family protein, whose product MRELLLRLLLNTLALWIVTQLYGGLYFARGSGLGDYLLAGLIFGLANALLKPVLLLLTLPFNILTLGLFTLVVNAVVLLVVASLTPLDARGFGGALIGAILLSVISFGLNLLIGPSERHRAR is encoded by the coding sequence ATGCGCGAACTGCTGCTGCGGTTGTTGCTCAACACCCTGGCCCTGTGGATCGTGACCCAACTCTACGGCGGCCTCTATTTTGCCAGGGGTAGTGGTCTGGGAGATTATCTGCTGGCGGGGCTGATTTTTGGCCTGGCCAACGCCCTGCTCAAACCCGTACTGCTACTGCTCACCCTACCGTTTAACATCCTGACCCTGGGGCTTTTTACACTGGTGGTCAACGCCGTGGTTTTGCTGGTTGTAGCCAGTCTAACCCCCCTGGATGCACGGGGGTTTGGCGGGGCTTTGATTGGAGCCATCCTGCTCTCGGTGATCAGCTTTGGGCTCAACCTGCTGATCGGGCCTTCGGAACGACATAGAGCCCGGTGA
- a CDS encoding CBS domain-containing protein — protein MTSTVRQLLQAKGNMVHAISPDATVFEALERMAAYDVGALMVMRGQQLVGIFSERDYARKIILMGRISKDTLVGEVMTDDLITVTPDATVADCMNLMTGHRVRHLPVIEAGRLVGVVSIGDVVKAIMTQQELMIAELESYITGSR, from the coding sequence ATGACCAGCACGGTACGGCAGTTGCTTCAGGCCAAGGGCAATATGGTACACGCCATCTCGCCGGACGCCACGGTCTTTGAGGCCCTCGAGCGCATGGCCGCCTACGATGTGGGAGCCCTTATGGTGATGCGGGGCCAGCAGCTTGTGGGCATCTTTTCCGAGCGCGATTATGCCCGCAAGATCATCCTGATGGGCCGCATTTCCAAAGACACCCTGGTGGGGGAGGTCATGACCGATGACCTCATCACGGTTACCCCCGATGCCACCGTGGCCGACTGCATGAACCTCATGACCGGTCACCGCGTGCGCCACCTGCCGGTGATAGAGGCAGGCAGGTTGGTGGGGGTGGTGTCTATAGGGGATGTAGTAAAGGCCATCATGACCCAGCAGGAGCTGATGATTGCCGAATTGGAGAGCTACATTACCGGTTCGCGCTAA
- a CDS encoding MFS transporter, whose translation MLPFLLSWLHATNDLFGAFLTPLLPKLQTAFGVSYGAVSLLVALQSLTGSLLQPLAGLVADRYDRRVLAALGPLLMALGGGLLGFFPNLWVAGVVLALSGLGSALFHSAGAALVGQYADPARRGFWMSFFGTGGYVGLSLGPIVSLAAVNQGGLQTLAWFIPLALVPAFLLLRQAPPARLQTKPSSFRDLQRVFRGQVARLWAVSTLRSIVFMSFSTTIPFWFHQRGIPDAQVALTLSAYSISATVGAFLGGTLSDRLGRRNVLVGTMLFAIPLYLALLVVAPENWFYVALLAVTGALMNAGVPVAVTMAQEHEPRQMATVSGLLMGFTWGFAGLLYGVVGPIIERFGVLESLSVLGLLLIPALTLSLAVREAEPHAQGAL comes from the coding sequence GTGTTGCCCTTCTTGCTCTCCTGGCTTCACGCCACCAACGACCTCTTCGGCGCCTTCCTGACCCCCTTGCTGCCCAAACTCCAGACGGCTTTTGGCGTGAGCTACGGGGCGGTTTCGCTCTTGGTTGCGCTGCAATCCCTCACCGGCAGCTTGCTGCAACCTTTGGCCGGGCTGGTGGCCGACCGCTACGATCGCCGCGTTTTGGCTGCATTGGGGCCGTTGCTGATGGCTTTGGGGGGTGGTCTGCTGGGGTTTTTCCCCAACCTCTGGGTGGCGGGGGTGGTGCTGGCTTTGTCGGGGCTGGGCTCGGCGTTGTTTCACTCGGCGGGGGCCGCCCTGGTGGGGCAGTATGCCGACCCGGCCCGGCGCGGCTTCTGGATGAGCTTCTTTGGCACGGGGGGCTATGTGGGTCTTTCGCTGGGCCCCATCGTCTCGCTCGCTGCGGTAAACCAGGGGGGGCTGCAAACCCTGGCCTGGTTCATTCCCCTGGCCCTGGTGCCTGCTTTTTTGCTGCTGCGCCAGGCGCCTCCGGCCCGGCTGCAAACCAAACCCTCGAGCTTTAGAGACTTGCAGCGAGTGTTCCGTGGACAGGTGGCTCGTTTGTGGGCGGTTTCTACCCTCCGCAGCATTGTATTCATGAGCTTCTCAACCACCATCCCTTTCTGGTTTCACCAGCGCGGCATCCCCGATGCCCAGGTGGCCCTCACGCTTTCTGCCTACAGCATCTCGGCTACCGTGGGGGCTTTTCTGGGAGGAACTTTGTCGGATCGGCTGGGACGTCGCAATGTGCTGGTGGGCACCATGCTCTTTGCCATTCCGCTCTACCTCGCCTTGCTGGTGGTTGCGCCAGAAAACTGGTTTTACGTGGCCCTGCTGGCCGTTACGGGCGCCCTGATGAATGCGGGTGTGCCGGTAGCGGTCACCATGGCCCAGGAGCATGAACCGCGTCAAATGGCCACGGTCTCGGGGCTCTTGATGGGCTTTACCTGGGGGTTCGCCGGGCTTTTGTATGGGGTGGTGGGGCCCATCATCGAGCGCTTTGGGGTGCTGGAGAGCCTGAGTGTGCTGGGATTATTGCTGATTCCGGCCCTGACTTTGTCGTTGGCGGTGCGCGAGGCAGAGCCCCATGCGCAGGGCGCCCTGTAA
- a CDS encoding SIS domain-containing protein, which yields MRDLDSQETYLVDRLGLAFDLRDLVGSGPVPQARYAPPYGVVGFGEGWWAAQLARDFAQELTATGTQFVLEGGYDFGGAAGAGLYASVSGAEIVRLGFRENLEVEVLAHPLSTYRYLRFLLLATGQQAELARIDQALLLERERLRPEVSLSKNPAKFLAYSLLERTPMWVVPERYPGLGQALQQTFARIAKSLSLMPPPSALEFFVTGLEARHEQGDPIAAVLLGDDERKRYAQEILENRVDTLIELPEPEAEGTLAKALCYWYRVAWASYYLALLYGVEPGDWEVLDNLRQAT from the coding sequence ATGCGCGACCTCGATTCGCAAGAAACCTACCTAGTCGACCGCCTGGGCCTGGCCTTTGATTTGCGCGATCTGGTGGGCAGTGGGCCGGTTCCCCAGGCCCGCTACGCCCCGCCTTATGGGGTGGTGGGGTTTGGCGAGGGTTGGTGGGCAGCACAGCTTGCGCGTGACTTTGCCCAGGAACTTACCGCTACCGGCACGCAGTTTGTGCTCGAGGGAGGCTACGATTTCGGCGGCGCTGCCGGGGCCGGTCTTTATGCCTCGGTGAGCGGTGCGGAAATTGTACGGCTGGGTTTTAGAGAAAACCTCGAGGTGGAGGTGCTGGCTCACCCCCTTTCCACCTATCGCTACCTGCGTTTTTTGTTGCTGGCCACAGGTCAGCAGGCCGAACTGGCCCGGATTGACCAAGCTTTGTTGCTAGAGCGGGAACGCCTGCGCCCTGAGGTTAGCCTGAGCAAAAACCCGGCCAAGTTTCTGGCCTATTCGCTGCTCGAGCGCACCCCCATGTGGGTGGTGCCCGAGCGCTATCCGGGCCTGGGTCAGGCCCTGCAACAAACCTTTGCCCGCATTGCCAAGAGCCTCTCTCTGATGCCTCCACCCTCGGCGCTGGAGTTTTTTGTCACGGGCCTCGAGGCCCGCCACGAGCAGGGCGATCCCATTGCCGCCGTGTTACTTGGCGATGACGAGCGCAAGCGCTACGCCCAGGAAATTCTGGAAAACCGCGTAGATACCCTGATCGAACTTCCCGAGCCCGAAGCCGAGGGCACCCTGGCTAAAGCCCTGTGCTACTGGTACCGCGTGGCCTGGGCCAGCTACTATCTGGCCCTGCTGTACGGGGTGGAACCGGGCGACTGGGAGGTGCTGGACAATCTAAGACAGGCGACTTGA
- a CDS encoding MFS transporter — MSPWSVLIAAMTAGTAVSLIGQAYPTLAPFIRADLGLSLAAVGLLNTFIYIGTMLGSLPSGWLTDKLGSRTVMIVGTLAGAGLAIAIALLAQSQWMFIPLLFLVGLVIASATPAGSQAVAQSFPPQRRGLVIGLRQMAVPLGGALAAAILPAVAHFASWRWASAVAAVIAVIAALVAARLYYESLPSKASAKDAHPGLTQVLRERNILLAAIAGVTLPTGQFVMITYLILFLKERYGVPELTGAALLTAAQFAGAFSRVFWSWLSDKMGGQRKPLLVMMVGLSGLFALVLAWLPLGTPLLLKGLLVVLYGATALGWQGLHFSLLTELSPPGWEGRVVGFGLFFTSLGIASAPPLFGFLVDFSNNYALGWIAQAAVFGIGAILLSHVNERPRNQGQRLL; from the coding sequence ATGTCGCCCTGGTCTGTCCTTATTGCCGCCATGACTGCCGGAACCGCTGTTTCACTGATCGGACAGGCCTACCCCACCCTGGCTCCTTTCATCCGTGCCGATCTGGGGCTTTCTCTGGCGGCTGTGGGCCTGCTCAATACATTTATCTACATCGGCACCATGCTGGGTTCGCTGCCTTCGGGCTGGCTCACCGATAAACTTGGCAGCCGCACGGTGATGATCGTTGGAACCTTGGCAGGAGCGGGGTTAGCAATTGCCATTGCGCTACTGGCTCAATCCCAGTGGATGTTCATTCCACTTCTGTTCCTGGTTGGGTTGGTGATCGCCTCGGCTACCCCCGCAGGCTCACAAGCAGTCGCACAGTCATTTCCCCCCCAGCGACGCGGCCTGGTCATAGGTTTGCGCCAGATGGCTGTGCCCTTGGGGGGTGCGCTGGCTGCAGCTATCCTCCCCGCCGTCGCACATTTTGCGAGCTGGCGCTGGGCTTCGGCAGTTGCAGCCGTCATAGCTGTAATAGCGGCCCTGGTAGCAGCTCGGCTCTACTACGAAAGCCTGCCCTCCAAAGCCTCAGCTAAGGATGCCCATCCTGGGCTCACCCAGGTGTTGCGCGAGCGCAACATCCTGCTGGCAGCCATCGCAGGCGTCACCTTGCCCACCGGACAGTTTGTGATGATTACCTACCTGATTTTGTTCCTCAAAGAGCGGTATGGGGTTCCCGAACTCACCGGAGCCGCTCTCTTGACCGCAGCCCAGTTTGCCGGTGCTTTTAGCCGAGTGTTCTGGTCGTGGTTATCGGACAAAATGGGAGGACAGCGCAAGCCCTTGCTGGTGATGATGGTAGGGCTGTCCGGGCTCTTTGCGCTGGTGCTGGCCTGGCTCCCCCTCGGCACGCCGCTGCTGCTGAAGGGCTTGCTTGTGGTTTTATATGGAGCCACTGCGCTGGGCTGGCAGGGGCTGCACTTTTCCCTCCTGACCGAGCTCTCTCCTCCGGGTTGGGAGGGCCGGGTGGTGGGGTTTGGGCTATTTTTCACCTCGTTGGGCATCGCTTCGGCACCTCCCCTGTTTGGTTTTTTGGTGGATTTCAGCAACAACTACGCCCTGGGCTGGATTGCCCAGGCCGCGGTTTTTGGCATCGGGGCCATTTTACTATCCCACGTCAACGAACGGCCCCGCAATCAGGGCCAGCGGCTCTTGTAA
- a CDS encoding cold-shock protein — MNKGTVKWFNAEKGYGFIAQEGGPDVFVHFTAIQGQGFKSLNEGDRVEFEIEPGKNGKGPQAKNVKIS; from the coding sequence ATGAACAAAGGTACTGTCAAGTGGTTCAACGCGGAAAAAGGTTATGGTTTCATTGCCCAGGAAGGTGGCCCCGATGTGTTCGTGCACTTCACCGCTATCCAGGGTCAGGGCTTCAAGAGCCTCAACGAGGGGGATCGCGTAGAGTTCGAGATTGAACCCGGAAAGAATGGCAAGGGCCCTCAGGCCAAGAACGTCAAAATTTCCTAA